One genomic segment of Helianthus annuus cultivar XRQ/B chromosome 14, HanXRQr2.0-SUNRISE, whole genome shotgun sequence includes these proteins:
- the LOC110904519 gene encoding phosphoenolpyruvate carboxylase kinase 2, protein MKELINNDYQLTDEIGRGRFGIVYRCYSTITGDSFACKSIDKRLLSDPTDRECLQKEPKILHILGGNPNIVQIHRLYEDENHLHMIIDLCESPDLFDRIAARGGVFSEPEAALIFSPLISSIGYCHRLGIAHRDIKPDNILFDCRGNLKLADFGSAEWFGMNERGVMTGVVGTPYYVAPEVLSGREYNEKVDVWSAGVILYVMLAGVPPFYGETPADTFEAVLRGNLRFPPKIFRSVSPEAKDLLKKMLCKDVYRRFSAEQVLRHPWVVSGGETRSMADLT, encoded by the exons ATGAAGGAACTTATAAACAACGACTACCAACTCACCGACGAGATCGGCCGAGGCCGCTTCGGAATCGTCTACCGCTGCTACTCCACCATCACCGGCGACTCATTCGCCTGCAAATCCATCGACAAACGCCTCCTGTCCGACCCCACTGACCGCGAGTGCCTCCAGAAAGAACCAAAAATCCTCCACATCCTCGGCGGAAACCCCAACATCGTCCAGATTCATCGTCTTTACGAAGATGAGAATCATCTTCACATGATCATTGATCTCTGCGAATCTCCAGACCTCTTCGACCGCATCGCCGCACGTGGAGGTGTTTTTTCTGAACCCGAAGCAGCGTTGATCTTCTCGCCGTTAATTTCTTCCATTGGATATTGCCATCGGTTGGGGATTGCGCACAGGGATATAAAACCGGATAATATATTGTTTGATTGTAGGGGGAATTTGAAGCTGGCGGATTTTGGATCTGCTGAGTGGTTTGGGATGAATGAGAGGGGGGTAATGACTGGAGTTGTTGGGACTCCGTACTATGTTGCGCCAGAGGTTTTGTCTGGCAGGGAGTATAATGAGAAAGTTGATGTATGGAGTGCGGGTGTTATCTTGTATGTAATGTTGGCTGGAGTTCCGCCTTTTTATGGCGAAACTCCAGCTGATACTTTTGAGGCGGTTTTACGAGGGAATTTACGATTTCCTCCGAAGATTTTTAGGTCTGTTTCTCCTGAAGCTAAGGATTTGTTGAAGAAAATGTTGTGCAAAGATGTGTATAGACGATTTTCTGCGGAACAAGTACTGA GGCATCCGTGGGTTGTAAGTGGAGGCGAAACTCGATCTATGGCGGATCTAACCTAG